A portion of the Adhaeribacter radiodurans genome contains these proteins:
- a CDS encoding T9SS type A sorting domain-containing protein: MLISFHPVIQAQTISPRAVSEIITDFNGFWQSSSTAISTIKPNNSHNLLAFTYNNTRYSTAVNNALLTSRGLTYTKGNYQALSGITLSGIITTNTKVGVGAMYDGVAVGPSNPPPVRDLPLYLSDGINGLNIGTGIANVPAGPNLNFNMDNIIPSAVGDGIPDIIVTQIADPTSSADKYQFLNSSNVRVGNQVTILFTDIPVTGQWIADFYEASNNPLTLTSSFTNTQRDIRVWAADFSDFGITQTTVANVKTFQITLSGNSDVAFVAYNVNAFKYPLPVELTSFSSKSINNQVLLTWQTRSEHNSAYFEIETSTDGIKFTPIAQVKASGTTSSSQQYEYLHQTPFIGTNYYRLRQVDFDGAQNYSAIIAEKITQKHFTTWQIQVAPNPFKNKIELQIAPPEPGNGNAQIQLFSLNGHKLYEKSISGIFQPATIPLNDLPTLPSGIYLLKCSLNNHSTVVKVIRE, encoded by the coding sequence ATGTTAATTAGTTTTCACCCAGTCATTCAAGCTCAAACTATTTCGCCGCGTGCCGTAAGTGAAATTATTACTGATTTTAATGGCTTCTGGCAAAGTTCGAGTACCGCTATTAGTACTATAAAGCCAAATAACAGCCATAACTTATTAGCCTTTACTTACAACAACACCCGGTATTCAACGGCAGTAAATAATGCTTTACTAACTTCCAGGGGATTAACCTATACGAAAGGTAACTACCAGGCCTTATCTGGGATTACTCTATCTGGAATAATAACTACAAATACAAAAGTGGGAGTAGGTGCCATGTACGATGGAGTAGCTGTAGGCCCAAGTAACCCTCCTCCCGTCCGGGATTTACCTCTTTACCTTTCTGATGGAATTAATGGGTTAAATATTGGAACCGGTATCGCAAATGTACCCGCCGGACCAAATCTTAACTTTAACATGGATAACATTATACCTTCTGCCGTTGGAGATGGTATACCGGATATTATAGTTACGCAAATAGCCGACCCAACTAGTTCCGCTGATAAATACCAATTCCTAAATAGTAGCAATGTACGAGTAGGTAATCAAGTAACCATTTTATTTACAGATATTCCGGTTACTGGCCAATGGATAGCGGATTTTTACGAAGCCAGTAACAATCCTTTAACTTTAACTAGCAGCTTTACTAATACTCAACGGGATATTCGAGTGTGGGCGGCAGACTTTAGTGACTTTGGTATTACTCAAACAACTGTTGCCAACGTTAAAACTTTTCAAATTACTTTATCCGGTAACAGCGATGTGGCATTTGTAGCGTACAACGTTAATGCTTTTAAATATCCGCTCCCAGTTGAGCTTACTTCATTTAGCAGCAAAAGTATAAACAATCAAGTACTTTTAACCTGGCAGACCCGTTCGGAGCATAACAGCGCCTATTTTGAAATAGAAACCAGCACAGACGGCATAAAATTTACCCCTATCGCCCAGGTGAAAGCAAGCGGCACTACTTCTTCATCGCAGCAATACGAGTATTTACATCAAACCCCTTTTATTGGCACTAATTATTATCGTTTGCGGCAGGTTGATTTTGATGGGGCGCAGAATTACTCGGCCATTATAGCTGAAAAAATTACTCAAAAACATTTTACTACCTGGCAAATTCAAGTAGCTCCCAATCCTTTTAAAAATAAAATTGAATTGCAAATTGCTCCACCAGAACCAGGAAACGGCAATGCTCAAATTCAGCTATTTTCGTTAAATGGCCATAAATTATACGAAAAATCTATTTCCGGAATATTTCAGCCAGCCACCATCCCTTTAAACGATTTACCAACTCTACCTTCCGGTATTTACTTGTTAAAATGCTCTCTGAATAATCACTCAACGGTTGTAAAAGTAATTCGGGAATAA
- a CDS encoding acyl-CoA thioesterase has translation MSALLPDFRTVAYSRTTLTELMIPSYANFGGKIHGGILLSLMDKVAYTCAAKHAGNYCVTVTVDGVNFLQPVEVGELVSLMASINYVGRTSLLVGIKVIAENVKTGVVKHTNTSYFTMVSKADDDKPTQVPGLVLETRNQVRRYLEAIKRKEMKAQYANQFNNAKSNLTIEQELYKLDGERCQIGFEL, from the coding sequence ATGTCTGCTCTTCTCCCCGATTTTCGCACTGTTGCGTACTCGCGTACTACTTTAACCGAACTCATGATTCCGAGTTATGCCAACTTTGGCGGCAAAATTCACGGAGGTATTTTATTATCCTTAATGGACAAGGTGGCGTATACGTGCGCTGCCAAGCATGCGGGTAATTATTGTGTTACCGTAACGGTTGATGGAGTAAATTTTCTGCAACCCGTGGAAGTGGGTGAACTGGTTTCGCTTATGGCATCTATTAATTACGTTGGGCGCACCTCTTTGCTGGTAGGCATTAAAGTTATTGCCGAAAATGTAAAAACCGGGGTAGTGAAACACACCAATACTTCTTATTTTACCATGGTGTCCAAAGCCGACGATGATAAACCCACCCAAGTTCCGGGTTTAGTTTTAGAAACGCGTAACCAGGTGCGCCGTTACTTAGAAGCGATCAAACGCAAAGAAATGAAAGCCCAATACGCCAATCAGTTCAACAATGCTAAATCTAACCTGACTATTGAACAAGAGCTATACAAATTAGACGGGGAGCGCTGCCAGATTGGGTTTGAGTTATAA
- a CDS encoding DUF721 domain-containing protein yields the protein MNIRQSDIQPVKDSIQALLKAYRIQGKVNQVQVVASWEKIVGKAIALKTKELYFKEDKLFVLLTSAPLKHQLVMSKTRVIELINMEVGEGVVKEVVFL from the coding sequence ATGAATATTCGCCAGTCCGATATACAGCCGGTAAAAGATAGCATTCAGGCTTTACTAAAAGCTTACCGCATTCAAGGCAAAGTAAATCAGGTTCAGGTAGTAGCCAGTTGGGAAAAAATTGTAGGCAAAGCCATTGCCCTTAAAACCAAAGAACTCTACTTTAAAGAAGATAAACTCTTTGTGTTACTTACCTCTGCCCCGCTTAAGCACCAGTTGGTTATGTCGAAAACCCGTGTTATTGAACTAATTAATATGGAAGTAGGCGAAGGAGTAGTAAAAGAAGTAGTGTTCTTGTAG
- the recF gene encoding DNA replication/repair protein RecF (All proteins in this family for which functions are known are DNA-binding proteins that assist the filamentation of RecA onto DNA for the initiation of recombination or recombinational repair.), with protein sequence MVLENLYLLFFKNYEEADLSFSPHINCFIGDNGSGKTNVLDAIYYLSMGKSAFTATDLQNIKQGEEYFMIKGHFSTFTHTDTIQCTFRTGQKKIITHNKLAYDKISEHIGKYPVVLISPYDTDLIREGSEERRRYFDSLISQLDPVYLTELISYNYIVKQRNSLLKQFADRNYFDKEYLQILDEQLVPAGEYITRVRQAFLENFVPVFQKHYQHLSGSSETVTLDYKNQLYGQNFLQLLQQAQRKDLLLQRTTVGPHKDDFVFLMDSWPVKNYGSQGQQKSYVIALKLAQFEIVAQQKGQKPLLLLDDIFDRLDEKRITKLLELVAENTFGQLFITDSHLERTQKLVGPVSDQVRNFQVVSGTVQLIN encoded by the coding sequence ATGGTCCTCGAAAATCTCTATTTACTGTTTTTTAAGAATTACGAAGAGGCAGACCTTTCTTTCTCGCCGCATATTAATTGTTTTATTGGTGATAACGGCAGCGGCAAAACCAACGTGCTCGATGCTATTTATTATCTTTCGATGGGTAAAAGTGCTTTTACCGCTACCGACCTGCAAAATATTAAACAAGGCGAAGAGTATTTTATGATCAAAGGTCACTTTTCAACCTTTACGCATACTGATACGATTCAATGCACTTTTCGGACAGGTCAGAAGAAAATAATTACGCATAATAAATTAGCCTACGATAAAATAAGCGAACACATTGGCAAATACCCGGTAGTTCTGATTTCGCCTTACGACACTGATTTAATCCGGGAAGGTAGCGAAGAACGCCGGAGATATTTCGACAGCCTTATTTCGCAACTCGACCCGGTTTATTTAACCGAACTCATCTCTTATAATTATATAGTAAAACAGCGCAACTCATTGCTCAAGCAATTTGCCGACCGCAATTATTTTGATAAAGAATACTTACAGATTCTGGATGAACAGCTTGTACCGGCCGGCGAATACATAACCCGTGTTCGTCAAGCTTTTTTAGAAAACTTTGTTCCTGTTTTTCAGAAACATTACCAGCATCTTTCCGGCAGTAGCGAAACAGTAACGCTCGATTATAAAAACCAACTCTATGGGCAAAACTTTTTGCAATTACTTCAGCAGGCGCAACGAAAAGATTTATTGCTGCAACGTACTACGGTTGGTCCGCATAAAGATGATTTTGTTTTTTTGATGGACAGCTGGCCGGTAAAAAACTATGGCTCGCAAGGACAGCAAAAATCGTATGTAATTGCTTTAAAATTAGCGCAATTTGAGATTGTAGCCCAGCAAAAAGGCCAAAAACCATTGTTGCTCCTGGATGACATTTTTGACCGGCTCGACGAAAAAAGAATTACTAAATTGTTAGAACTAGTAGCAGAAAACACCTTCGGACAATTATTTATTACCGATTCGCACTTAGAGCGTACCCAAAAACTGGTTGGCCCAGTATCTGATCAGGTCCGCAATTTTCAGGTAGTAAGTGGCACCGTGCAGTTGATAAACTAG